DNA sequence from the Cupriavidus sp. WKF15 genome:
TCGGCAATACCGGCATGCCACTCGACGCCAAGGTGTACATGACAAAGGACGTGAATGCCTGGGCCATGGCCAACGGCTGCGTGCGCGTCTACAGCGGCTTGATGGACCTGATGACCGACGATGAGGTCCGCGGCGTCGTAGGGCACGAGATCGGCCACGTCGCGCTGGGCCATACCAGGCACGCCATGCAGGTCGCGTACAGCACGTCAGCCGCGCGCGGCGTGCTTGGCTCGCTGGGCAGTCCGACCCTCACCGCGCTGACGTCGTCGCAGCTCGCCGACCTGGGCGAACAGTTCATCAATGCACAGTTCTCGCAGCGGCAGGAAAGCGCCGCCGATGACTATTCGTTCGACCTGCTGACGAAGAACGGCGCCAACCGGCAGGCACTGGCTTCCGCATTCCGCAAGCTGGCGACACTCGATGGCGGCCAGTCCAGCATGCTCAGCAGCCATCCCGGTTCGCTTGAGCGCGCCAAGCATATCGACGCGCGGCTCGCCGGCGGCAAGTAGTGGGCTGCGTCGCCATTGAGGTGCGGCGCGCCCGATCGGGTGAGGCAATCTAGCGCATGCCCCGCTCGTGACAGCAGGGAGGCGTTGTACCTCCCGCCGCGCCGCAACGCTGCTTTGCTCAGCGCCCTTCCACAAACCCCAGCACCGCCACCAGCATCTGCTGCAGCGACGGCTGCAGCGCCGAGGCCTTCGCCTCGTCATACGCAAACGGATACGACTCGCTCATGTACGCCGACTGCGCGAGTTCCAGCTGCACAGCGTGCACGCCAGCGCGCGGTTGCCCGTAGTTGCGCGTGATATAGCCGCCCTTGAAGCGCCCGTTCAGCACCGCGGTATGACCGGGCACGTCTTGCGCGATCTCCAACAGCTCGTCCGCGAGCGCCTGGTCGCAGCTCTCGCCGTTGGCCGTGCCAAGATTGAAGTCCGGCAGCTTGCCTTCGAAGAAACGCGGCAGCACCGAACGGATCGAATGCGCATCCCACAGGGCCACGGTGCCGTGCAGTTGGCGCAGGCGCGCCAGTTCTTCGCCCAGCGCGGCATGGTAGGGCCGCCACACGGCGTCGCGGCGCGCGCCGATCTCGGCCTCGTCCGGGCCTGCGCCGCTGGCGTACAGCGGCGTCTTGTCGAAGGTGTCGACCGGGCACAGGCCGGTGGTGTCCTGGCCGGGATAGAGGTTTGCGTTGTCGGGCGGACGGTTCAGGTCCACCACGTAGCGCGAGTGCGTGGCCGCCAGCACCGAGGCGCCGAGCTCGCGCGCGAAGTCGTAGAGGCGTTCCAGGTGCCAGTCGGTATCGGGCACCGTACGCGCCTCGGCGGTCAGCCGCTGCGACACGGTGGCGGGCAGGTAGGTGCCGACGTGCGGCATCGATACCAGCAGCGGGCGGGTGCCGCGATGCAGGGTAAAGGCTGGGGTATCGGTAGAAAAGGACATGGTTTGTGTGATGCTGGGCCGCCGCCCCAAAGTGACAAGGCGGCGGCCGCCGGTTTCAGTCGCCCAGCAGGCTCGCGCGCGCGGCCACGAACAGCCGGCCGGCGTCCGCCTGCAGCGGATGCGCGCCATGCTGCACGCGGCAACGGCCGGCGGTGCGGACTTCCGCTAGTGTCTCATGGCCGTGGTTGGCAAAGACGTGGGTGGCCAGCGCCTGCGCACCGTCGAGCCCCGCCAGCGCCGGGTGCGCGCCGTCGAGCACGACGAAATCGGCCTGCTGGCCCGGTGCCAGCCCGGCCACCGCGCGCCCCGCGGCACGTGCGCCGCCGGCCACGGCTTCGAGATACAGGCGGACCGCAACCTGCATGTGCGATTCGGACGCCAGCACATTGCGCTGCTGCAGCGCCAGCCGCTGGCCATACTCGAACATGCGCAGTTCCTCGGCCACGCTGACGCTCGCGTGGCTG
Encoded proteins:
- a CDS encoding M48 family metallopeptidase — protein: MTRFARYAIPAVACVALQAGCANMNMDSMTQAGGSLFSAATLTDANVKTLSDQSCAEMDKKNTIAAADSTYARRLANVMSGLGNTGMPLDAKVYMTKDVNAWAMANGCVRVYSGLMDLMTDDEVRGVVGHEIGHVALGHTRHAMQVAYSTSAARGVLGSLGSPTLTALTSSQLADLGEQFINAQFSQRQESAADDYSFDLLTKNGANRQALASAFRKLATLDGGQSSMLSSHPGSLERAKHIDARLAGGK
- the hutG gene encoding N-formylglutamate deformylase, with the protein product MSFSTDTPAFTLHRGTRPLLVSMPHVGTYLPATVSQRLTAEARTVPDTDWHLERLYDFARELGASVLAATHSRYVVDLNRPPDNANLYPGQDTTGLCPVDTFDKTPLYASGAGPDEAEIGARRDAVWRPYHAALGEELARLRQLHGTVALWDAHSIRSVLPRFFEGKLPDFNLGTANGESCDQALADELLEIAQDVPGHTAVLNGRFKGGYITRNYGQPRAGVHAVQLELAQSAYMSESYPFAYDEAKASALQPSLQQMLVAVLGFVEGR